The Fusarium falciforme chromosome 4, complete sequence genomic interval TCGAGAGGACGAGCACGAGGGCGAGCAAGGAAGCTAAACTGGCATCAGGAACTTTTCTCTGGAGGATGTTCACATTGAAGGAACCGAGCGAATTGTCGAGGCCGTTGCCAAGTACGATGTCGACCGATACATCCACGTTTCGTCCCACAGCGCCAACTCCCAGTCCGCCTCCGAGTTCTACCGCACCAAGGTACTTCGACTGCTGCTTCAACGAGGGAAGATTATTGACAAGCGTATCAGGGCCGAGCTGAGGAGATCGCCCGGGAACTGTTCCCCGAGACCACCATCGTCCGACCCGCCCCCATCTTCGGTTTTGAGGACAACCTTCTGCTCAAGCTGGCTGGTGTAACCAACCTCTTCACCTCCAACAACATGCAGGAGAAGTTCTACCCCGTTCACGTAGGTGACGGAGTGCTGGTGGATATGGAATAGTGCTGACTGTGATAGTCAATTGATCTCGGAGCCGCCCTCGAGAAGATCTTCTACGACGACACAACCGCCGGACAGACTTTCGAGCTTTACGGACCCAAGCAGTACAGCATGCGCGAGATTGCCGACCTGGTGGACAAGGAAATCTACAAGCAGCGACGACACATCAACGTTCCCAAGGCCATCCTGAAGCCCGTTGCTGAGATCCTGAACAAGGTGCTCTGGTGGCATACCCTGTCAGCCGATGAGGTTGAGCGAGAGTACATGGACCAGGTCATTGACCCTGAGGCCAAGACTTTCAAGGATCTTGGAATCGAGCCTGGCGACATTGCCAACTTTACCTACCACTACCTGGTGAGTGACCCAGTTGGAGTCTCAGGACTATATCTGACACCTCTATAGCAAGGATTCCGAAGCCAAAACTTCTACGATCTCCCCCCTGcgacggagaaggagaagcgggaagagaagaagtacATCCATGTCTTGGATGAGTTGTAAAGAAAAGGGTTCGAGCTTTGGTCTTTTGAATGCTGGAGAGGGAAGTGGTAACTTTGGGCAGTTGGGAGGCTGCTGAGCGGACAGGCCGACAATAGTCCGTGTATATAGGACCGCATAGACTAGAGAGTGTGCGAGTTCAAACAATTGTACAGGTTTTCTTTTGGTTGAGATGTGCCTCCGTGTCAGACGAGGTTCTTGGAGTAATGTCGCTTTGTTATGCCCCATGCCAGAGATTTACATCCCAGGAAGATTGTTAAAGTGCGATCATcttcgagatggatgggaatCAACTGAGAAAGGTCGGTTGGGGGTCAACTAGGGAAGCTATCTCGGCTTTCTAGAGTTGAAGGTAGCATGGAGGTGTAAGTGTACAGTGCGCTCACAACACCGTGCGTGTATATGCACTGTCTGCAAACCTCTACTTCAGGCTTTGCTCTCATGAATTACACCAAcccttcaacaccaccaccctcGGTATCCAAAACCACAGCACCATCTTTGGCCCAGCCAATAAATCGGGATTATTCACAGACCACGTCAAACTCCAAAAAAAAATGTCTTCCAAGCCCAACAACCAGGCTTCTGCCGAGTTCACATCCTACTACCTCCAGCGAGCCACGCAGGAGCTCTCGGAGGACCTCGACAAGGTCCGCAACGCAGAGGACTTCAAGGCTGACTCGATTCCCTTTCTGGTTCATGCCCTTCAGCAGGGTGCGGGGCTTTTTTCGGCGGAGGATCAGAAGAGAGTTGTCGATGGGTCGAAGAGCAAGGATGGAGATGCTTGAGTCTGTGTGGTGAAGTGAAGCCAACAAGGCCACTGTCCACTTACGCTACCGAATTGACACACGACCGAGTTAATGGACAAAGTCGGAATGGAGGCTCATGTTGAATGCCTCACGAGGAAACCAAAGACGGTGTTAATGCTTTGTCTCGCCTCACATCGACACCACGAACCGCCAGGGCCAACACACGTCAGCCAGGACCAGCAATTCTCTCAGCATCGACAAGATTCAATCATTTCACGGCAAATAGAACCATTGGGGAAAATAAAGGAGTTCGGGTTGCGATCAAAGGCCGTTATTTCATCAAGGGTATCTCAAAGCAGACTCATCGCAGCGACAAAAGCGCATCGCGATGCAATCAACTAGGTATCTATGCAACTCCTGCACACTCCAAATAATGCAAGACTTGATATCAATCAACAGTGTTTGTGTCTAAGCCGCCTGGGAGCGGCATCGCTCCAGTCGCACAGCCCAGCCCTTGATGGccaggacgatgacgatCCAGGCCATCAGCAGTCCGACCAGGCCCATGGTGACGGTGTACATGAACATGGCGTCTAGGTCGTAGTGGATCATTCCTTCAACGGTGTCGGAACTCTGCTCTGGGTCAGCTATTGTCTCAGAAGGATAGGAACAGAGTGCACTTACGCTTGCCATGAAAATGATGCCTCCAGAGATCAAGCCGAACGAAGCAAGGAGCTCGGTGGGAGGTCGGGATGGGAGAATCGACTTGGGCGGCTTGAGGAACATGAGGAGGTATGTAAGGCCTCGAGCAAGCGAAGCTCCGAGAAGCAGGTTGCCCCATTGCTTGTGGACCATGCTCGAGATCATGGTGTGCTGCTTGTGCGAGCTCATCATGATGCCCAGCAGAAGGATAACCAAGGCAGGGATGGGGTTGAGGGAGAACTCGTAAGTCTCGGGTGCCTTTTGTTCATCTACTTCTTCGTCGGTATAGGGGTGTTTCGGCTCGATGTCTTCGACGGTTGTGTTGAGGAGATCGCGAATTCGGGTAGACTCGACGAGCATTCCGCACTGGAACAAATTGTCAGTCCTTGAACTTTCAAGATCTCTGCTAAAGCGTGTGCAGGATCGAGACGTACCATGCCGCCACCGATAAACAGGACCGTGATGGAGATATGCTCCATGTCCTGAGCAGTCCAAGCACCTCCCCAGCCACCAAGGTGTTCAAGGAAGATGTTGGTAGAGCCatagaagaagatgagaaaGCTCTCGACAAACTCGGCAGAAGGTCGCCACTTTTGCGACCCCTTCTTGGGGCGAACGTTCCATGCCCAGCCAAGCTCGCCGAAGCTGCCAGACCAACGACCCAGGGTGAAGACGCCCAGCCAGAAGAAGACGCCGCCCTTGATCCAATGCGCGAGGCCGTTGAAGATGTTTTCTCCTTCCTATTAATGGTGTGTTAGCGGAGTCCAAGTGGAAGCCTCAAGGGGCGACTTACAAAGAAGCGACCGAAAGTAGCTACACCAGTCGCAAGCGCGATGAAGCCGAAGGGGAGGATAATGCGATCAATGACCTGTCGTCCAATGTTGAGATACTTCCACACGCGAGAAGCAACGACCTTGGAAGCATGACGAGCGAAGGCGCCCTTAGAAgccggagaggagagagacatAGCCTCGAggtcgccgtcgtcgtcttcctcgtaCTCCTTTCTTGGGCTCTCAAGTGGAGACTCCTCCAAACCATCGAGGGTCGAAACAGAGCTGCTTCGGAGTGAAGCAGTGTTGCGCTCTGTCCCCTGACCACTGTCACCGGAGTGTCGATAGGGGCTGTCAGCGAGGTAACCCTCGGGGAGTCGGAAACCATTGTGGCTAGGAGCTTCAGTTGGCACTGGGAGAAAGGCCTGTCTATCACTGCTCGTCTTCTTGGTATCCCCTCGCAATACTCCGGCGACCCATCCCACAAGGCTCACGAGAACCTGCGCCGAGACAACCCAGGTCGCGATCCAGCCAATCTTGTGGTGCGCATTGTTTGGGTAGAGATCCGGGGTCTGGGCGTTGTAGATGACGCCCAGGAGCAGCCCCAGGGCATTGGACGCCAAGAATACGAACTGCACAGGCACAGTGAAGCGCGATCTCGCCAGAGAAAGGACGACGGCTGTATATATGCGTCAGTGGCTGGCGCAAAGCTTGTGAGTAGCAGCGGGCCTCGTGGGCTTGAGCTTACCGACGGGGAGGACAAAGACCCAGGAGAGGACCATGAGGGAAATGTGGGCGTAGATGACACCGACATGATCGGGGTGGGAAAAGTAAGTGTCTGGGTATTCCGAGGTGTCTTTGGGCTTGTCGGAGGCATGGCTCATGTCCATGTCGCCCATGTCATGTCCCTCGTCGCCATGCGCCAGGACGACTGGGAGAAGCGCGAAGAGGACCGCGCCCGCAGAGCGCGATAGCGTATTTGCTGGAATCATTATGAATTACTCGGTATAGTCGAATCTCTTTGCTATTCGGAGCTCTGTTGGTGCGCGCACGACAAAGACGGAGGTCGAGAGCACACCAGCTTCAAGGAAACCGATCGCAGGCCAGTATTAGTCGAACAGCACTCTCTGGCGACTAGAATTGTTACAGGCGACAAGTAA includes:
- a CDS encoding NADH-ubiquinone oxidoreductase 40 kDa subunit, mitochondrial, producing the protein MVSPLFAARSARNVALNVTGKRFLSDISITRTGKPIIRVEGGRSSLGGHTVTVFGATGQLGRYIVNRLARQGCTVVIPYREEMTKRHLKVTGDLGRVVFVEHDLRNTPSIEASVRHSDAVFNLIGRDYPTKNFSLEDVHIEGTERIVEAVAKYDVDRYIHVSSHSANSQSASEFYRTKGRAEEIARELFPETTIVRPAPIFGFEDNLLLKLAGVTNLFTSNNMQEKFYPVHSIDLGAALEKIFYDDTTAGQTFELYGPKQYSMREIADLVDKEIYKQRRHINVPKAILKPVAEILNKVLWWHTLSADEVEREYMDQVIDPEAKTFKDLGIEPGDIANFTYHYLQGFRSQNFYDLPPATEKEKREEKKYIHVLDEL
- a CDS encoding Ribosome assembly protein 3 codes for the protein MSSKPNNQASAEFTSYYLQRATQELSEDLDKVRNAEDFKADSIPFLVHALQQGAGLFSAEDQKRVVDGSKSKDGDA